The following coding sequences are from one Triplophysa dalaica isolate WHDGS20190420 chromosome 12, ASM1584641v1, whole genome shotgun sequence window:
- the LOC130432691 gene encoding LOW QUALITY PROTEIN: protein argonaute-3 (The sequence of the model RefSeq protein was modified relative to this genomic sequence to represent the inferred CDS: inserted 2 bases in 2 codons), with the protein MEIGTTGDVGAQPLFSVPRRPGYGTMGKPIKLLANCFQVEIPKMDVYLYEVDIKPEKCPRRVNREVVDSMVQHFKVTIFGDRRPVYDGKRSLYTANPLPVAPAGVDLDVTLPGEGGKDRPFKVMIKFVSLVSWHLLHEVLTGRSMAEPLELDKPISTNPVHAVDVVXRHLPSMKYTPVGRSFFSAPEGYDHPLGGGREVWFGFHQSVRPAMWKMMLNIDVSATAFYKAQPVIQFMCEVLDIHNIDEQPRPLTDSHRVKFTKEIKGLKVEVTHCGTMRRKYRVCNVTRRPASHQTFPLQLENGQTVERTVAQYFREKYSLQLKYPHLPCLQVGQEQKHTYLPLEVCNIVAGQRCIKKLTDNQTSTMIKATARSAPDRQEEISRLVRSANYEADPFVQEFQFKVRDEMAHVTGRVLPAPMLQYGGRNRTVATPSHGVWDMRGKQFHTGVEIKMWAIACFATQRQCREEILKGFTDQLRKISKDAGMPIQGQPCFCKYAQGADSVEPMFRHLKNTYSGLQLIIVILPGKTPVYAEVKRVGDTLLGMATQCVQVKNVVKTSPQTLSNLCLKINVKLGGINNXLVPHQRPSVFQQPVIFLGADVTHPPAGDGKKPSIAAVVGSMDAHPSRYCATVRVQRPRQEVIQDLASMVRELLIQFYKSTRYKPTRIIFYRDGVSEGQFRQVLYYELLAIREACISLEKEYQPGITYIVVQKRHHTRLFCADRNERVGRSGNIPAGTTVDTDITHPYEFDFYLCSHAGIQGTSRPSHYHVLWDDNCFTADEFQLLTYQLCHTYVRCTRSVSIPAPAYYAHLVAFRARYHLVDKEHDSAEGSHVSGQSNGRDPQALAKAVQIHHDTLRTMYFA; encoded by the exons GAGACGTTGGGGCCCAGCCCCTGTTCTCAGTGCCTCGGAGGCCCGGCTATGGCACCATGGGGAAGCCCATCAAGCTTCTGGCCAACTGCTTCCAGGTGGAGATCCCCAAGATGGACGTCTACCTCTACGAGGTGGACATCAAACCCGAGAAGTGTCCTCGGCGTGTGAACCG GGAGGTCGTGGACTCCATGGTGCAGCACTTTAAGGTGACCATCTTTGGGGATCGAAGACCAGTTTATGATGGAAAGAGAAGTCTCTACACAGCAAACCCACTGCCCGTGGCTCCCGCAGGG GTGGATCTGGATGTCACACTGCCAGGGGAGGGGGGCAAAGACCGTCCCTTTAAGGTGATGATTAAGTTTGTTTCCCTGGTGAGTTGGCACTTGTTGCACGAGGTACTGACGGGTCGCAGTATGGCTGAGCCCCTGGAGCTAGACAAGCCAATCAGCACCAACCCTGTTCACGCCGTGGACGTTG CTCGCCACCTTCCCTCCATGAA GTACACACCAGTGGGCCGATCCTTCTTTTCCGCCCCAGAGGGCTATGACCATCCTCTGGGTGGGGGTAGAGAGGTGTGGTTTGGCTTTCATCAGTCTGTCCGACCAGCCATGTGGAAGATGATGCTCAACATCGATG TTTCTGCCACAGCTTTCTACAAGGCACAGCCAGTAATTCAATTCATGTGTGAAGTTTTGGACATTCACAATATTGACGAGCAGCCTCGGCCACTCACAGACTCCCACAGAGTCAAATTCACCAAAGAAATCAAAG GACTGAAGGTGGAGGTGACACACTGCGGAACCATGCGGAGGAAGTATCGGGTCTGTAATGTGACCCGCCGGCCTGCCAGCCATCAAAC GTTTCCCTTGCAGTTGGAGAATGGTCAAACTGTAGAACGAACCGTAGCCCAGTATTTCAGAGAAAAATACAGCCTGCAGCTGAAATACCCTCATCTGCCCTGTCTACAGGTGGGCCAGGAGCAGAAACACACCTACCTGCCTCTGGAG GTCTGCAATATTGTAGCGGGGCAACGTTGTATCAAGAAACTGACAGATAATCAAACATCCACCATGATCAAAGCCACGGCACGTTCAGCTCCCGACAGACAGGAGGAGATCAGCAGACTG GTACGCAGCGCTAACTATGAAGCAGACCCCTTTGTGCAGGAGTTCCAGTTTAAAGTGCGAGACGAGATGGCTCACGTGACCGGGCGCGTGTTACCCGCACCCATGTTGCAGTACGGGGGCAGG AACCGCACCGTGGCTACACCCAGTCACGGCGTGTGGGATATGAGAGGAAAACAGTTCCACACGGGTGTGGAGATCAAGATGTGGGCCATCGCTTGCTTCGCCACACAGAGACAGTGTAGAGAAGAGATTCTCAA GGGTTTCACAGACCAGCTGCGTAAGATCTCAAAGGATGCTGGGATGCCCATTCAGGGTCAGCCGTGTTTCTGTAAGTATGCACAGGGAGCAGACAGTGTTGAGCCCATGTTCAGACACCTGAAGAACACGTACTCTGGACTTCAGCTCATCATCGTCATCCTGCCGGGAAAAACCCCCGTCTATG CTGAAGTGAAGCGTGTTGGAGACACTCTTCTGGGAATGGCCACTCAGTGTGTGCAGGTGAAGAACGTGGTGAAAACGTCTCCTCAGACGCTCTCCAACCTCTGCCTCAAGATCAACGTCAAGCTCGGCGGCATCAACA ATCTGGTGCCACATCAACG ACCGTCAGTATTCCAGCAGCCTGTCATCTTTTTAGGGGCGGACGTCACTCATCCTCCTGCAGGAGACGGGAAGAAGCCCTCCATCGCGGCG GTGGTGGGTAGTATGGACGCCCATCCGAGCAGATACTGTGCCACAGTGCGTGTTCAGCGACCCAGACAGGAAGTAATTCAGGACCTGGCATCTATGGTTCGAGAGCTGCTGATCCAGTTTTACAAGTCCACCCGCTACAAACCCACAAGAATTATCTTCTACAGGGACGGCGTGTCTGAGGGGCAGTTCAGACAG GTGTTGTACTATGAGCTGTTGGCCATCAGAGAGGCCTGTATCAGTCTGGAGAAGGAGTACCAGCCTGGCATCACGTATATAGTGGTGCAGAAACGCCACCACACACGCTTGTTCTGTGCCGACCGCAATGAAAGG GTGGGTCGTAGTGGAAACATTCCTGCCGGTACGACAGTAGATACAGATATCACACACCCCTACGAGTTTGACTTTTACCTCTGCAGTCATGCTGGAATACAG GGCACGAGCCGACCGTCTCACTACCACGTCCTGTGGGATGACAACTGCTTCACTGCGGATGAGTTCCAGCTGCTCACTTACCAGTTGTGCCACACGTATGTGCGCTGTACCCGCTCCGTCTCCATCCCTGCGCCAGCCTACTATGCCCATCTGGTGGCCTTCCGTGCCCGCTACCACCTGGTGGACAAAGAACACGACAG CGCGGAGGGCAGCCATGTCTCCGGGCAAAGCAACGGCCGGGATCCACAGGCGCTTGCTAAAGCTGTGCAGATTCACCACGACACCCTGAGGACCATGTACTTTGCCTAA